One part of the Hydrogenobacter sp. T-2 genome encodes these proteins:
- the pseH gene encoding UDP-4-amino-4,6-dideoxy-N-acetyl-beta-L-altrosamine N-acetyltransferase gives MLLKNFVNLNEEEIEMVRRWRNHPEVRRWMYTDHEISKEEHLSFIETLRHDKRNFYYLVYKVDKAVGVLSLTKVDFRNCNAYFGIYANPEEKIHGAGLILEKSAISLAFDVAQLHTLKLEVIEDNERVINFHKRMGFEEEGRLKEFVFKDGRWKDVIVMGIIKKGSVPEQPL, from the coding sequence GTGCTATTGAAGAACTTCGTGAACCTGAATGAGGAAGAGATTGAAATGGTCAGAAGGTGGAGAAATCATCCAGAGGTTAGAAGGTGGATGTATACAGACCATGAGATAAGCAAAGAAGAACATCTTAGTTTTATAGAAACTCTAAGGCACGACAAAAGGAATTTTTACTACCTTGTTTACAAGGTTGATAAGGCTGTTGGTGTGCTTAGCTTGACAAAGGTAGATTTTCGCAATTGCAATGCCTATTTTGGCATATACGCAAACCCAGAAGAGAAAATTCATGGAGCGGGTCTTATTTTGGAAAAGAGTGCCATAAGTCTTGCTTTTGATGTTGCACAGTTGCATACTCTAAAACTTGAGGTTATAGAAGATAATGAAAGAGTTATAAATTTTCACAAAAGGATGGGCTTTGAAGAGGAGGGTAGGCTAAAGGAGTTTGTTTTTAAGGATGGAAGATGGAAGGATGTGATAGTGATGGGGATTATTAAGAAGGGTTCTGTTCCTGAACAACCCTTGTAA
- a CDS encoding formyltransferase family protein, giving the protein MRILFLGGNSFSLELVEFLKSIEEEVVYTQDRIDLDIVKKINPDFIISYNYKHIIPKEVVRAYYPRIINLHISFLPYNRGAYPNVWSFLEDTPKGVTIHLVDEGVDTGDILVQKEVFIDEEKETLRSSYLKLHREIQELFKENWESIKTLKIKPIKQHGGGSKHYRKEYSIFEPFIREKGWDTPIRELKEKYRAWRCAIEELREPE; this is encoded by the coding sequence ATGAGAATCTTATTTCTTGGAGGCAATTCTTTCAGTCTTGAGCTTGTGGAGTTTTTGAAGAGTATCGAGGAGGAAGTGGTTTATACACAAGACAGGATAGATTTGGATATTGTCAAAAAAATAAACCCAGACTTCATAATAAGCTACAACTACAAGCACATAATACCAAAGGAAGTAGTAAGAGCTTACTATCCAAGAATAATAAATCTTCACATATCCTTTCTTCCTTATAATAGAGGTGCTTATCCAAATGTATGGAGCTTTTTGGAAGACACACCAAAGGGTGTGACTATTCATCTTGTGGATGAAGGTGTGGATACTGGAGACATATTGGTGCAAAAAGAGGTTTTTATAGATGAGGAAAAGGAAACACTAAGAAGTTCATACTTGAAACTCCATAGAGAAATTCAAGAGCTTTTTAAAGAAAACTGGGAAAGTATAAAAACCTTGAAAATAAAGCCCATTAAACAACATGGGGGGGGGTCAAAGCATTACAGAAAAGAATACAGTATATTTGAGCCCTTTATCAGAGAAAAAGGATGGGATACACCCATCAGAGAACTTAAGGAGAAATATAGAGCTTGGAGATGTGCTATTGAAGAACTTCGTGAACCTGAATGA